The Euphorbia lathyris chromosome 3, ddEupLath1.1, whole genome shotgun sequence genome contains a region encoding:
- the LOC136224690 gene encoding protein phosphatase 2C 37-like has product MDGICYGVVGESETAAPVVEPSSRASRRRRLELRPFKVVADSAVQPPSENGRKRQKIDLFPLLLDPLARDCNNAEENCKSSEDMCRGSKRIETKTPETNETLDSKHQSGTGSSVSAKSDRILVEESPKYGMTLVYGRRRDMEDVVSIQMISVALKCKDQLHDILKEEIESSEEIESVEWKGTMERTFAKMDKEAEKRCNDEEAKCRCDLQTP; this is encoded by the exons ATGGATGGAATTTGCTATGGAGTTGTTGGTGAAAGTGAGACAGCTGCTCCAGTAGTTGAGCCAAGCTCCCGTGCTTCAAGGCGTAGGAGATTAGAGCTTCGTCCATTCAAGGTCGTGGCCGATTCGGCAGTTCAACCACCGTCTGAGAACGGTCGGAAACGACAGAAGATTGATCTGTTTCCTCTTCTTTTGGATCCTCTAGCACGTGACTGCAATAACGCAGAAGAGAATTGCAAATCGAGCGAAGATATGTGTAGAGGAAGTAAAAGGATAGAAACCAAAACGCCAGAGACTAACGAGACTTTAGATTCTAAGCATCAATCAGGAACAGGTAGCTCAGTTTCTGCAAAATCAGATCGCATATTGGTAGAGGAATCTCCGAAGTATGGTATGACTTTGGTTTATGGTAGAAGAAGAGATATGGAAGACGTTGTTTCAATACAGATGATTTCT GTGGCTCTGAAGTGTAAAGATCAGTTGCACGATATATTGAAAGAAGAAATCGAAAGTTCTGAAGAAATTGAATCCGTGGAGTGGAAAGGAACTATGGAGAGAACCTTTGCGAAAATGGACAAAGAGGCGGAGAAACGATGCAATGATGAAGAAGCTAAATGCCGATGTGATCTCCAGACTCCATAG